Genomic DNA from Corallococcus macrosporus:
TCAAGAGCGGCGCCACCTTCGCGGGCGGCGCCATCGTCTACCTGGGCTCGCGTGTGACGCCGGAGCGGCCCACGCCGGGGCAGCCCGTGCGCATCGCGCACTACTTCCAGGCCGTGCGCCCGCCGCCGCGGGGCTTCCACTTCTTCGTGCACGTGGTGGATCCGGAGAGCGGCCAGATGCTGGCCAACGCGGATCACGAGTTCCAGGACGGCGCCGCGCCGCTGGAGACCTGGCCCGTGGGCAAGGTGGTGGAGGACGTGCACACCGTCGCGATGCCGGCCGCTCCCGCCCGGCTGGTGATGGGCTTCTGGCGCGGCGACGAACGGCTCTCCGTGGATGATCCGCGCATGCACCAGGGCGACGACCGCGTGCGCGGCCCGCTCCTGGGCGGCGAGCCTCCCTCGCTGCCGGAGTACATCGTCACGCGTGTGAAGAAGGCGCCCGTGGTCGACGGCGCGCTGGACGACGAGGCCTGGAAGGGCGCGAAGCCGGTGACGCTCGTGGGCAGCTTCGACGGCTGGCCCGCGCGGCTGCGCACCCAGGCGCGGCTCGTCTACGACGACGCGAACCTGTACGTGGCCTTCGACGTGGAGGACCCGGACCTCTGGGGCACGATGCGCAACCGCGACGACTCCATCTACGAGCAGGAGGTCGTGGAGGTGTTCCTCGACGCCAACGCGGACGGGCGCACGTACAACGAGCTGCAGGTGTCCCCGCACAACGTCATCTTCGACGCGTACTTCCCCGCGCGGCGCCAGGGCATGGACCTGTCGTGGGACTCAGGGATGAAGACGGCGGTGAAGGTGCGCGGCACGCTGGACGACGCGTCCGACCGCGACGAGGGCTGGACGGTGGAGATGGCCATCCCGTTCAACCGGCTCGCGGAGGTGCCACACGTCCCGCCCCAGCCGGGCGAGCGCTGGCGCTTCAACCTCTACCGGTTGGAGCACCACGACCGCCGGCAGGTGGAAGGCCAGGCCTTCTCCCCCCTCTTCATCGGCGACTTCCACGCCCTGCCGCGCTTCGCGTGGCTCGTCTTCCAGTAGGCGGGAGCGAGTGTCAGGCGTGGGGTGAGATGTCCCACGGCGCGTCCGCGACGGAGCGCTCCGCGGGGTCCCCCAGGAAGCGCACGAAGCCCCGCGACTCCAGCGTGTCGACGAGCTCCTCGGCTTCCAGTTCGGAGAACCGGTTCTCCCTCATGTCGAGCAGCAGGTCGCGCATGAGGGACTTGCCGCGCAGGTAGCCCACGGGCTCGCCCGGTCCAAGTCGGGCCTTCAGGTCGGCGGTGAGTTTCCGCAGATCAAGGTCATCGGAGATCATCACCTCTCAAGGTGTGCCCGACCCCCACTCCCGGCAACGGGGACGGCCGTGGAATCCCCACGCGGCAGGAAGGACACCAGCCGGACGTCCTGACCGTCGCTCTCCAGGGTGATGGCGCCGTCCTGGTCCGTGCGCCAGCACTCGGTGCCCAGGGCGCGGTAGCGCGCCTCCACCTCCGGATGGGGGAAGCCGAAGCGGTTGCGGCGGCCCACGCAGAACACTGCGTGACGTGGCCGCGTGCGCTCCAGGAGCGACGCGGTGGAGGACGTGCGCGAACCATGGTGCGGCACCTTCAACACCGTCACCGGCCCCAAGGCCTCCTCGAGCGCGGCCTCGCCGTCCGCCTCCACGTCACCGGCCAGCAGCACGGTGACGTCACCATGGCGCACGCGCAGCACCACGCTGCGGTCATTCGCTCCCTCCATCAACTCCCGGTCCACCGGAGGCCCCAGCACCTCCAGCGTCGCTTCGCCCAGGACGAACGCGGGCTGCCCCACCTGCACCTCCTCTACGAGAGCGCCCTTCGCGGCCGAGACGATGCGCCGTGACAGCGGCCCCTCCGTGCTCCCCGCGGAGAGCCACAGCCGTTCGGTGGGCACCTGCGCCAGCGTCGACACGAGCCCCAGCGCATGATCCGGGTGCGGATGGGAGAGCACCGCGAGGTCCAGCCGCGACACGCCCTCGGCCTTGAGGAAGGGCAGGACGAAGCGCTCCCCGGTGTCCGCGCCCTCGGGGACGCCGCCCGCATCCACCAGCGCATGGTGCCCCCGGGAGCGCAGCACCACCGCGTCCCCCTGGCCCACGGAGAGGAAGGTGATCCGCAGTGCGGGCTCCGGAGTGAGCACAGGCAGCATCACGGCGCCCAGCACCGCCGCCGGAACGAACAGGCCCAGCCACCGCCACCGTCCCGAACCGAGCGCCCAACACCCGAGGCCCACCGCGTACACCCCGCCCAGCCAAGCCCCCAGCTCCGGCACCTCCACCGCGGCGAAGGGCACGGCCGCGAAGCCCCGCGTCAGCATGAGCAGGAATTCCGAAGCCCAGGCGCCCGCCCACAGCACCGGCGTCGCCACGACTGGCGCCACGACGAACAGCGCAGCGCCACCCGCCGCGAGTCCGGTGAGCACGCCGCACAGGGGCAGGGCGACGATGTTGGACACGAGCCCCGCCAGGCTCACCCGCCCGAACGCCGCCACCACCACGGGCAGCCCCACGAGCGTCGTCGCCGCGCTGGCGCACAGGGTTTGCGCCACCGTCTCGCGAGCCTGGCCCGCCCATCGCTTCAGCCGCCGGGGCTCGGACGGATCCGGCAGGGCGAGAGGCAAAGCCTCGCGCAGCGCGGGCGACAGCAGCACCAGTCCCAGCACGGCGAGGAATGACAGACGGAGCGACAGGTCCACGACGCTCGAAGGCGTCCAGGCCACCAGCACCAGCGCCGCCAGTGACAACCCATTGAGCCCATCCGCGCGGCGCCACAAGGCCAACCCCAGCAGCACCGCCGTGGCCATCACCGCCGAGCGCACCGCGGGCGCCTGGTTGCCCGTGAAGACCACGTACGCCCAGACGAAGGGCACCGCCGCCGGGGCAGCCCACCGGCGCGCCTCCAGCGTCCGCCACCGCCCGCCAAGCCGAACCAATGCCCGCCGCAGCAAGGCCAGCGTCATCAGCGCGAGCGCCGCCACATGCAGCCCGCTGACGCTGAGCACGTGCGCGAGCCCCGCCCGCGAGAAGGCGTCCTCCCAGGCCGCGTCCAGGTCCGCGCGCTGTCCGGCGGCCAGCGTGAGGAACAACGCAGCCGCGTCCGGGGACGGCGCCACGTCGTGGACCGCCGTGGTCAGCCGTCCGCGCACGTCCTCCAGCGCGAGCCGCCACGAGGGAGCAGGGGAGAGCACCAGCACACGCCCGGGCGCGAATCCGCCCGTGAAGGCCACGCCCTGCCGCCGCCGCGAAGACGCGAAGTCCCGCTCACCCGGGTTGGACGGAGGCGCATCAGGGACGAGCCGGGCCTCCACCCGCACGCGCTGCCCGGGCTGCAATGACAGACCCTCACCGCGCCCGGAAAGGCTGGCACGGAATCGGGCCTCGGCCGGAGGCTCCTGCGCGCGGCCAGCCCGGGACACCGCGAGCCGCAGGCGAAGGGCGCCATCGAAGCGCTCCACGCGCTCCAGTTCCCCTTCAAGGACCGCGCTGCCCCCGGACGTCAGCGAAGCAGGCACGTCGACGCGCGCCTCAAAACCGGAAAGTCCCGCGCCCGCGAGGACCAGCGCGCCCAGCACCGCCAGATGCGCTCCAGGCAGCGGGCCGAGCGCCAATCCAGACAGTCCCAGGCAAAGCGCGCAGAGGAGAAATACCCCGGCGGAGCTCTCTGTTCCGGTTGCCCAGAGGGCGCCGAGCAAGAGGCTCAGCGCTGGAAAGAACAACGGACGCGTACCCAGGTCGCGCCACACATAACGAACCAACACCCACCCCCACCCACCGCCCCGTCCGTCACGCGGCGCTCACACACCGAGCGACACCGCACACAAAACCGGACACCGTAGTGCGGCTGTCATCGGGTGGTCAAGGCGATTTCGTTGTCCTTGGATGTGGTTTGTGGTAGTAGTGGCGGGCGCGAAGGCCGGGGTCGAAGCTTTCTCCAAGGAGGCAGTTAGTGCAGACCAGCTTCAAGACTGGTGACAAGGCGGTTTATCCGGGCCAGGGCGTCGGTGAGGTGATGGGCATCGAGCACACCGAGGTCGCTGGGCAGCGCCAGTCCTTCTACGTCCTGCGCATCCTGGAGAACGGGATGCGGATCATGATCCCCATCAACAAGGTCGGTTCGGTCGGCCTGCGGGAGATCATCAGC
This window encodes:
- a CDS encoding sugar-binding protein produces the protein MRLRSLVLVPLLSSVLCVAGACRDEQAGPAHRAPKLPAPTTLRTLDAAPEGLTFKSGATFAGGAIVYLGSRVTPERPTPGQPVRIAHYFQAVRPPPRGFHFFVHVVDPESGQMLANADHEFQDGAAPLETWPVGKVVEDVHTVAMPAAPARLVMGFWRGDERLSVDDPRMHQGDDRVRGPLLGGEPPSLPEYIVTRVKKAPVVDGALDDEAWKGAKPVTLVGSFDGWPARLRTQARLVYDDANLYVAFDVEDPDLWGTMRNRDDSIYEQEVVEVFLDANADGRTYNELQVSPHNVIFDAYFPARRQGMDLSWDSGMKTAVKVRGTLDDASDRDEGWTVEMAIPFNRLAEVPHVPPQPGERWRFNLYRLEHHDRRQVEGQAFSPLFIGDFHALPRFAWLVFQ
- a CDS encoding DNA internalization-related competence protein ComEC/Rec2; the encoded protein is MALGPLPGAHLAVLGALVLAGAGLSGFEARVDVPASLTSGGSAVLEGELERVERFDGALRLRLAVSRAGRAQEPPAEARFRASLSGRGEGLSLQPGQRVRVEARLVPDAPPSNPGERDFASSRRRQGVAFTGGFAPGRVLVLSPAPSWRLALEDVRGRLTTAVHDVAPSPDAAALFLTLAAGQRADLDAAWEDAFSRAGLAHVLSVSGLHVAALALMTLALLRRALVRLGGRWRTLEARRWAAPAAVPFVWAYVVFTGNQAPAVRSAVMATAVLLGLALWRRADGLNGLSLAALVLVAWTPSSVVDLSLRLSFLAVLGLVLLSPALREALPLALPDPSEPRRLKRWAGQARETVAQTLCASAATTLVGLPVVVAAFGRVSLAGLVSNIVALPLCGVLTGLAAGGAALFVVAPVVATPVLWAGAWASEFLLMLTRGFAAVPFAAVEVPELGAWLGGVYAVGLGCWALGSGRWRWLGLFVPAAVLGAVMLPVLTPEPALRITFLSVGQGDAVVLRSRGHHALVDAGGVPEGADTGERFVLPFLKAEGVSRLDLAVLSHPHPDHALGLVSTLAQVPTERLWLSAGSTEGPLSRRIVSAAKGALVEEVQVGQPAFVLGEATLEVLGPPVDRELMEGANDRSVVLRVRHGDVTVLLAGDVEADGEAALEEALGPVTVLKVPHHGSRTSSTASLLERTRPRHAVFCVGRRNRFGFPHPEVEARYRALGTECWRTDQDGAITLESDGQDVRLVSFLPRGDSTAVPVAGSGGRAHLER